ATCATAAGGTTTCATCTTTTTCTTAATCATCGCTGACAAAGTTGTTCCCACACCAATGTTTAGACTATCTTTGTTTGTATATAAAAATGCGGTTCCTAGCGATCCTTTTGTAGAATCTCCAAAAATCTCAACAGAGACCCCTTCATCGTCGTTCACATTAAAGCGTTCATTAATGGTTTTTTTCGGAAGCTTTAATACTTCCATTACTGTTAATGCAACTTCATCTGGTTTCCATTCATTATGAAATCCTAGTTTTTTCGCAAGCAAGGAGTTAACACCGTCTGCTAACACAACGACATCAGCGTAAATATCTCCATCTGGGCGGTCAGTACGAACCCCTACGACACGATCTTCTTCTACAAGACATTCTGTTACCACTGTCTCATTAATTAAAACCGCCCCTTGTTCAACCGCTTTTGATGCAAACCATTTATCGAATTTTGCTCTTAAAACGGTAAAGTTATTAAAAGGTTCTTTGCCCCATTCCAATCCTTTATAACTTGTTGTTACCATCGATTCTTTATCTAAAAACCAAAAACGTTGTTCAACAACCGGACGCTCAAGCGGAGCTTCTTTCCAAAACTCAGGAATAATTTCTTCCATCTGTTTTCTATATAATATTCCACCCATGACGTTTTTGGCACCAGGATATTCTCCTCGTTCAATTAATAACACTTTTAAACCATTTTTTGCACAAGTATATGCACAACTAGTTCCAGCAGGTCCAGCTCCAACAACGATCACGTCAAATTTTTCAGGCATGACTCGTAACACCTCCAGCTTCGGATTCACTCTGTAACGCTTTACGGAATTCTTCCGTTAACATTGGGACGATTTCAAAAGCATCTGCGACAACTCCGTGGTGAGCTGCATTGAATATCGCGGCATCCGGGTCATTATTGATCGCAATAATTAGTTCCGAGTTTTGCATTCCAACAACGTGTTGTACCGCTCCTGAAATTCCAATCGCGATGTAGATTTTTGGTGTCACTGTCGCACCTGTCTGCCCTACTTGATGCTCATGTTTACAAAGTCCCGCTTCAACAACATCTCTGCTAGCGCCGACTGTCGCATTAAGTACCTCTGCTAATTCTTTAACCATTTGGAAGCCTTTTTCATCTTTGACTCCTTTACCGGCTGCTACGATGACATCTGCCTCTTCTAAATTCACCGCTTTTTTCGCATTGCGGACGATATTTAACACTTTCGTTCTTAAGTCCTCTTCTTTGAGTGTAATCGTTTCTTCGATCACCTCACCTGTTCTACCTGGCTGAGGCTCTGGTTTTGCGATGACCTTCGGTCGAACTGTCGCCATCTGCGGGCGGTGTTTTTTACAAAGGATCGTCGCCATAATGTTACCACCAAAAGCTGGTCTGCTTGCTTCGAATAGGCGTTTTTCTACGTTTACATCTAGAAGCGTCGTATCAGCTGTAAGACCACTCATAACTTCTGTTGCTACCGCACTTGCTAAATCCTTCCCGTTTGCAGTAGCCCCATATAGAAAAATTTCCGGTTTATATTTTCGAACGAGATCACCAACTGCTTTCATATACGTTTCTGTTCGGTATTGTTCAACAACTGGGTCATCGATGACATAAACTTTGTCTGCACCATGTTCAAACAATGTTGATGATAAGTCTTTTACACCATTCCCTAATAAGACACCGCAAAGCTCAACTTCCAACTTGTCTGCAAGGTCACGACCTGCTCCTAAAAGCTCTAAGCCAACATCGACAAGTTTCCCATCTCTCTGTTCAATAAATACCCAGACGCCTCTGTACTCATCAAGATTCATCATTACTTCCCACCGCCTTTCACTTCAAAGAGCTCTCTTTTCTCAAGTAAAATATTTAACACTTCTTTTGTTTGCTCTTTTGCATTCCCAGCGATCATTTCTGCTCCGTCACTTTTCTCTGGAGGCCACATCTTCCCTACAATTGTCGGTGAACCTTTTAATCCAAGCTGTTTAATGTCAACATCATCTAAGTCATCGACGGTCCAAACAATTGGCGAATACCGCGCTGCACGAAGCATATTTGGTAACGGTGAGTAAGCAACCTCATTTATTTCTTTTTCTATCGTTAATAGACACGGTAATGTCGATTGAATTTGCTCATATCCATCTTCTATTTTTCTACGAACGACTATTTTTTGACCAGTTAGGTCGACCTCTTCTACTTTGATGACATTTGTAAGAGGCGGAATGACCATTCGTCTTGCAATCCCAGGTCCAACTTGCCCGGTATCCCCGTCAATTGCATGTTTTCCACATAACACTAAGTCAATGCCTTCTAACTTCATCAACTTTTCAATCGCTTTAAATAACGCATAACTTGTCGCTAACGTATCCGCACCAGCAAAACGTCGATCTGAAATCAAGTAACCTTCATCTGCACCAATTTCCACACACTTTTTAATCGCTTCCTTTGCTTGCGGTGGACCCATCGAAAGAACAGTCACTTTGCCACCATGAATTTCCTTAAGTCTTACCGCTTCCTCAACAGCGTGAGCATCATATGGATTCAATATAGCTGGTGCACTTGAGCGATCCAGCGTATTTGTCTTCGGGTTGACTTTAATGATCTTTGTATCAGGCACTTGCTTAATACATACGAGAATATTCATTTTGTTCCCCCACCCTCTTTCACTGAATTCATGAAACTATGAAATTTGTCGTACGTGAAAAATGACAACGCACTTTATTTGTGAAAGTATTCACTAATACATATGCACTTGTTTTTGTTCAATAATTCACGTAGTAAGATAAAAAATAAATGACTTTTTTTAAAAAACAAATTGATCACTTGGTTCTTATAAAAAGTGTAATGTGGAAAAAATGATGGCTAGAGTATTTTGTGGTGCTCCCCATAAAGATTGTGAGTAATGAACCTCCCCTCATTCACTTCTTCACGTCAGTAGAATTTTAGAAATGCTTTCATTCTATTTCTCTTTTTTATATCCCCATTATTCAGAAAGCGATTTCATACTTTATTTATATCAAAAAAAATATCATGTAACAACCTCTAAAATGAGAGTTTTCCAAATAGACAAAATTTTTTAACATTTAAAATATCAGGATACTTTTTATATAAATATGTTTAAAAAACTGAAATGATGACCCTTAACCTTCTTGTTCACAAAATTGTCAAGGACCTGGTCCCTGACAATTTTATGTCGTATGGATGGCCATTTCTTTTCGTTGAAAGACGTAACATGTGAATGTCATCATGGTGATTATGATTAAAACCGTGACCAAAATGCTTAGTAAAAAAAACTCTCCTACGCCACCTGTATGAAACATCAGTTGAGTATGATCCATAAGCATACCTGGCGACCACCTCATCAAGTCTGGAACAAAGCTACTTAACAAATTGAGAACAATTGTGACACCGATACTAATAAATGCAGTTGCTGCGGTACTTTTTAATAAAGCACTTAAACAAAGAACAAGCGTTACAATAAAGAGGATCCATAAACTGTAAATGAGCATACCCTTTATAACATCCGAAGCTGCTACCGGCTCAATTAACAAAAACGTATAATACACAGATAATCCAAACCCAACGATAAATGAGCTTAACGCAAGAAGAGTCATGTGTGCCCATTTAGCTGTTAAATATGAAACATACGAAACTGGCTTCACAAGGACCATAATAATGCTGCCATTATTTCGCTCTGAAGCAACCGTCCCCATAAATGCTAAAACAAGTACAAGTAGACCGATTTGGCTAAACTGCCCTAACGTTTCTGCTAATACTTGTGGTCCCGTTGGAAGAGGGATATTAATAACTGCTCCATCAGGAAGTCCACCAAAGTTTTCAAGAATATCTGGTAAAAAATATGAGGTAACTGGCTGCATGATGCCTAATAATAGGAAAACTAGTGGGATCCAAACCCACTTAAAATTTCGTACCGATTCTTTGATTTCTTTTTTAAACAATGTCATCCACTGATTCATGATTTTGTCACCCTCATAAACAAGTCCTCTAATGTTGTTTTAACAACTTCAAATTTAACAATCTTTAATTGCTGAAGTTTCTCATCAGATAAAAGGAGCGTTCTCGCTCGGTCAATTTCATCAACTGTTATTGTTGCTTTGCGCTCGTCCACGTTTATATGCCTAACCCAATCTGCATTCTCAATAGAATATGACCACTTCCGAAGTGGCTCTTCCGTTTCAATATAAAAAGTCGGCTGTTGATGTTCAGATTGTAAAGTATGAAGGCCCCCATCAACGATGACTTTTCCTTTTTTCATAATGAAAATCTCTTCACATACTTCTTCAGCATCATGTAACACATGTGTTGAAAAAAGAATCGATGTTTTCTTTTTTAACTTTTTCATTAAATCAAGAACTTCTCTTCGGCCAATAGGATCTAAGGCTGAAACTGGTTCATCAAGAATAACGAGTTTCGGATCATGTACGAGTGCTTGAGCGATTCCTAACCTTTGTTTCATACCACCTGAGTATCCTTGAATTCTCTTTTTCTTCGCGTCTTCTAGTCCAACAAGTGCTAACAATTCTTCACTTTTTCTCTTCGTTTCTTCCTTTGACTTCCCACCAAGTTGCCCTGAATACATTAAGTATTCTTCACCCGTCATCCAGCCGTAAAACTTTGGGTATTGTGGTAAATAGCCTATATACTTGCGTCGATCCCCTTGGTAGCGAGGATCAAACGTAATGGCTCCTTCTGTTGGTTGCATAAGACCCGTTAGCATGTTTAATGTCGTTGATTTTCCCGCTCCATTTGGCCCTAATAGCGCAGTACAAACCCCTTCTTTTATTGTAAGGTTCATATTTTCAACAGCTGTTGTTCCTTTAAACGACTTTGATAATTGGTGAGTCTCAATTAAACTCATTAGTCATTTCTCCTCCCGAAAATAAAGTACAGAATAGGTCCTAGGAGGTTGATAAAAACAATAATTAAAATCCACACCCATTGGGGGCCACGCGTATTGTTATGTTTAAAACAATCAACAAGTGCTACTGCTGCTAAAATAAGTTGAATAACAAGAATCGGTGCAAGTAGCCCCCACGGCACATTTGCTAATTCTTCTAAGAATCCTTCGTTCATCGTTTTCTCCTTTCATAGAAAAAGCTTTTTCTATATCATTAGCTGTAACACTTATATTTACGTATTCCTTCTATTATCGTTTCACCTTCTTCACAAATAAATGTTCACAAAATTGTTGGGGACCTGGTCCCCAACAATTTTGTGAACATTTAGGACATATTCTTCTAACGAATGATAAAAAATAAGTCTAAAGGATTCTTTCTTTTTACTTACTATATCGGTAAAATGGATAGTAATTGGCATTTTAGCTCCCATTTACCGTACGAATGAGGAAGGTATAACGATGCGAACAATAATAGCAGTTTTTGCACTTTTCCTTTTATTTATGCCAGCATACGAAGCTATAAACATTGTCTATGACGAAACGAATGACGCTTTTCTCTCGATCGAAGACCACTCTTATCATCACCATGCCCAAAAAGTGCTCGACAGCCCATTTAAACTAAATGGAACAACACCGAAAGAAGGTTTCTCTTCAGGAACGCTTGTTCAATATTTGTTCCGTGAAGTTGAAGGAGTGCTGCTTTCTAGACGTGTTGAACTGCAGCGCGAGCTTGGGGAGCACGTTTCCACTCAGGAGTTACAAGAAGGCGACTTACTGTTTTTCAAAGGAGAGAAAGGGTTATTCTCGGCTGTTTATTTAAATAATGACGAGTTCATTGTTGCCACTCGCCATGGTGTTGAGCTTAGGAGCCTCACTAGAAATAACTCATACAAAAAGAGGTTCCTTGAAGCAAGAAGGTTATCTGAAGAGGAAAAAAAGAGGCTTTCTCCTTCCACTTATAAAAACCATGACCATCCAGCAATAAGAGAAGCATTGCGCATGCTCCATCGTCCATATCTTTTAACTGGGGACACCTTAGCCGCATTTGATTGCTCTTTTTTAGTGCAACATGCCTTTGAAGAATTGAATGTTCATCTGCCTCGCATAACTTACCAGCAATGGAAAGTAGGGAAAGAAATACCTTTAGACGACGCTAAACCAGGGGATGTTCTTTATTTTTCTGGTACATGGCAAGAAGGGATTTCCCACACCGGTATTTACTTAGGTGACAACTATTTTATCCATGCTAGCGCTGAAGAAGGAGAAACAACCATCTCCTATTTAGGTGACGCATGGATGAAACATTTTACGGGCGTGAAGCGATTCGATCATATACAGCTGAATGTAAACGACCCTATCATTGGTACGGCCTCAACACTACTGAACCTGCCATACACGAAAAATGGGGAAAAACCAGATCAAGGATTTAACTATTCTGGACTTACGTACTACATCATGAAACAACATGACCGTAATTTCCCTCGTACTGCAAAAAAACAGTGGAAATATGGTGCCCCTGTAAAGCTTGGCGAAGAACAAACAGGAGATATTTTTTTCTTTGAATCAGACAAAGGTTATATACTACCAGCTCTTCACTTAGGAGATGGACAATTACTTGTCGTTCGAAAAGATGAAGGCGTATCAATCGTCGATCCACGGTTTAGTTACTATTGGTCATATGAACGATTAAAAGGCATTCGAACATATGAAAGGGATTAAGTACTCCCTTTGAAGGAAACGTCTTTGAAAATATGAAACTAATTTTCACGAAACTTTTCTCCAATGGTAACGTAAATTTAAATGGGACTTAAATAAAGCTAAATGAATCTTGGAGGTAAACACATGAAAAAAAGTGTAATGCTAGTTGCTGCAGCCACGACAATGTTCTTGGCAGCATGTAATGATGAAGAAACAGTAAATGATGTCGAAAGTGTATTGAATGACTCTATTGAAGCAATGGAAGGCTTAACAAGCTATTCTATGAATATGGATTCAACACAAAGTATGGTCATTGATGAAAACGAAGCAATGGATTTTGATACAATGATCGAAATGGATTTACTTTTAGAGCCATTAACATTCTTTCAGAAAACAAGTCTAGATCTCGGTGACATGGGGATGGGAATGGATATGTCATTCGAATATGACTCTTACTTCTCTGAGGAAGACGGCTTTTTCATTGAGGATCCTTTCGTAGGAGAGTGGGCAAAATTCCCTGAATCATTAATGGATGAATTCTTAAGCTTAACAGATGCACAATTAAGTCCTGAAGAACAAATAAAGCCATTTAAAGATCACATTTCAGAACTAAGCCTAGAAGAAACAGACGGTCATTATGTCATTCGTTTAAAAGGCGAAGGTGCTGATATGGAGACATTCGCTGAACAAATTGGCGGCATGGCTGGAGAAGGACTCGATGAGATGTTCCATGACATTTGGTCCGATATTGAGATTCATCAGTTAGAGTATGAAATCTTTATCGATAAAGAAACGAATTACCAAACTGAAGCGAACATTCACATGGAGCTGACCATGGAAATTGAAGGTGAGTCGATGACAATGGAACAAACATCACACCTTACTTTAAGTCGGTTCAATGAATTAAATGATTTACAAGTCCCTGAAGAAGTCATGAATAATGCTCAAGAAATGACAGAAGAAGACTTTTTAGGTGGCTTTTAAGTAAATGTACAAAAGGTGTTTCTGGAATTTATCCGGAAACACCTTTTTCATCTTAAGTTATTTCATCCTTGGTTTCTTGGGTTTGCAACATATCCTACAAAATGTACCGTTTCATTTGTGCAGTCACATATTCGAAAAAGAAATGGATGGTT
The Bacillus shivajii DNA segment above includes these coding regions:
- a CDS encoding FAD-dependent oxidoreductase, which codes for MPEKFDVIVVGAGPAGTSCAYTCAKNGLKVLLIERGEYPGAKNVMGGILYRKQMEEIIPEFWKEAPLERPVVEQRFWFLDKESMVTTSYKGLEWGKEPFNNFTVLRAKFDKWFASKAVEQGAVLINETVVTECLVEEDRVVGVRTDRPDGDIYADVVVLADGVNSLLAKKLGFHNEWKPDEVALTVMEVLKLPKKTINERFNVNDDEGVSVEIFGDSTKGSLGTAFLYTNKDSLNIGVGTTLSAMIKKKMKPYDLLEYVKNHPMIKPYIKDSETQEYLAHLIPEGGYKAIPKLVGNGVIVAGDAAQLVNAIHREGSNMAMSSGKMAAETILQAKELGDFTERTLDSYRTDLYDSFIGKDLKKYKDVTHTFEENPQYFEEYVPLMNQAMNSFFTVDGTPKREKQKKIIEKFTAGKGKVGVAKDLYRAWRVMK
- a CDS encoding electron transfer flavoprotein subunit alpha/FixB family protein — its product is MNLDEYRGVWVFIEQRDGKLVDVGLELLGAGRDLADKLEVELCGVLLGNGVKDLSSTLFEHGADKVYVIDDPVVEQYRTETYMKAVGDLVRKYKPEIFLYGATANGKDLASAVATEVMSGLTADTTLLDVNVEKRLFEASRPAFGGNIMATILCKKHRPQMATVRPKVIAKPEPQPGRTGEVIEETITLKEEDLRTKVLNIVRNAKKAVNLEEADVIVAAGKGVKDEKGFQMVKELAEVLNATVGASRDVVEAGLCKHEHQVGQTGATVTPKIYIAIGISGAVQHVVGMQNSELIIAINNDPDAAIFNAAHHGVVADAFEIVPMLTEEFRKALQSESEAGGVTSHA
- a CDS encoding electron transfer flavoprotein subunit beta/FixA family protein; this translates as MNILVCIKQVPDTKIIKVNPKTNTLDRSSAPAILNPYDAHAVEEAVRLKEIHGGKVTVLSMGPPQAKEAIKKCVEIGADEGYLISDRRFAGADTLATSYALFKAIEKLMKLEGIDLVLCGKHAIDGDTGQVGPGIARRMVIPPLTNVIKVEEVDLTGQKIVVRRKIEDGYEQIQSTLPCLLTIEKEINEVAYSPLPNMLRAARYSPIVWTVDDLDDVDIKQLGLKGSPTIVGKMWPPEKSDGAEMIAGNAKEQTKEVLNILLEKRELFEVKGGGK
- a CDS encoding ABC transporter permease, producing MNQWMTLFKKEIKESVRNFKWVWIPLVFLLLGIMQPVTSYFLPDILENFGGLPDGAVINIPLPTGPQVLAETLGQFSQIGLLVLVLAFMGTVASERNNGSIIMVLVKPVSYVSYLTAKWAHMTLLALSSFIVGFGLSVYYTFLLIEPVAASDVIKGMLIYSLWILFIVTLVLCLSALLKSTAATAFISIGVTIVLNLLSSFVPDLMRWSPGMLMDHTQLMFHTGGVGEFFLLSILVTVLIIITMMTFTCYVFQRKEMAIHTT
- a CDS encoding ABC transporter ATP-binding protein; the protein is MSLIETHQLSKSFKGTTAVENMNLTIKEGVCTALLGPNGAGKSTTLNMLTGLMQPTEGAITFDPRYQGDRRKYIGYLPQYPKFYGWMTGEEYLMYSGQLGGKSKEETKRKSEELLALVGLEDAKKKRIQGYSGGMKQRLGIAQALVHDPKLVILDEPVSALDPIGRREVLDLMKKLKKKTSILFSTHVLHDAEEVCEEIFIMKKGKVIVDGGLHTLQSEHQQPTFYIETEEPLRKWSYSIENADWVRHINVDERKATITVDEIDRARTLLLSDEKLQQLKIVKFEVVKTTLEDLFMRVTKS
- a CDS encoding PLD nuclease N-terminal domain-containing protein, which translates into the protein MNEGFLEELANVPWGLLAPILVIQLILAAVALVDCFKHNNTRGPQWVWILIIVFINLLGPILYFIFGRRND
- a CDS encoding C40 family peptidase encodes the protein MRTIIAVFALFLLFMPAYEAINIVYDETNDAFLSIEDHSYHHHAQKVLDSPFKLNGTTPKEGFSSGTLVQYLFREVEGVLLSRRVELQRELGEHVSTQELQEGDLLFFKGEKGLFSAVYLNNDEFIVATRHGVELRSLTRNNSYKKRFLEARRLSEEEKKRLSPSTYKNHDHPAIREALRMLHRPYLLTGDTLAAFDCSFLVQHAFEELNVHLPRITYQQWKVGKEIPLDDAKPGDVLYFSGTWQEGISHTGIYLGDNYFIHASAEEGETTISYLGDAWMKHFTGVKRFDHIQLNVNDPIIGTASTLLNLPYTKNGEKPDQGFNYSGLTYYIMKQHDRNFPRTAKKQWKYGAPVKLGEEQTGDIFFFESDKGYILPALHLGDGQLLVVRKDEGVSIVDPRFSYYWSYERLKGIRTYERD
- a CDS encoding DUF6612 family protein, whose product is MKKSVMLVAAATTMFLAACNDEETVNDVESVLNDSIEAMEGLTSYSMNMDSTQSMVIDENEAMDFDTMIEMDLLLEPLTFFQKTSLDLGDMGMGMDMSFEYDSYFSEEDGFFIEDPFVGEWAKFPESLMDEFLSLTDAQLSPEEQIKPFKDHISELSLEETDGHYVIRLKGEGADMETFAEQIGGMAGEGLDEMFHDIWSDIEIHQLEYEIFIDKETNYQTEANIHMELTMEIEGESMTMEQTSHLTLSRFNELNDLQVPEEVMNNAQEMTEEDFLGGF